The following are from one region of the Actinoplanes sp. L3-i22 genome:
- a CDS encoding AAA family ATPase, with translation MTALAAAVARLAAAGLGATDPDLRLHALRQIAALTAGPVAPAPQADAGPLLTITRGLPGPGKTVWARTWVAAAPVRRARLNRDDIRAMMHGRRLGTAEQETMVTAAQHASIRALLEGGVDVVVAADTNLSDDAVAAFARLAADAGARLQVEDLTGVPVDECVRRDAQCTGPARVGAQTIRRLHAEHAGRN, from the coding sequence ATGACCGCCCTCGCCGCGGCGGTTGCCCGGCTGGCCGCCGCAGGCCTCGGTGCCACCGACCCTGACCTGCGGCTGCACGCCCTGCGGCAGATCGCCGCCCTGACCGCCGGGCCCGTCGCTCCGGCACCGCAGGCCGACGCCGGCCCGCTGCTGACCATCACCCGCGGGCTGCCGGGCCCCGGCAAGACCGTCTGGGCCCGCACGTGGGTCGCCGCAGCCCCGGTGCGGCGGGCGCGGCTCAACCGCGACGACATCCGGGCGATGATGCACGGCCGCAGGCTCGGCACCGCCGAACAGGAAACGATGGTCACCGCCGCCCAGCACGCCAGCATCCGGGCGCTGCTCGAGGGCGGCGTCGATGTCGTCGTCGCCGCCGACACCAACCTGTCCGACGACGCGGTCGCCGCCTTCGCCCGGCTCGCCGCCGACGCCGGCGCCCGGCTGCAGGTCGAAGACCTCACCGGGGTGCCGGTCGACGAGTGCGTGCGCCGCGATGCCCAGTGCACCGGGCCGGCCCGCGTCGGTGCGCAGACGATCCGCCGCCTCCACGCCGAGCACGCCGGGAGGAACTGA
- a CDS encoding EAL domain-containing protein has product MSRPEGTSSDPDDTPEPFGEPESFEKMVSEIRNILGEPRMSARMEQMMRRDLDAIHGGQPRGGAGAGAGCQSARCDYLRAQLPWTARDQARADAAAVIADARRRGAEIIAAAQVVADRYTDQALDQAGRALQTARRATQRATAWTTVERAVPALAPAPGAADRKDTPVAAHWYAALSAAGVLFPVAEPAVVATLAGYVRVLSDNSAGAAASEVAHRVGTELVAFGITQPAALAATLRILAQFLAGSENQLPVALVGVLSTLAAGFTEALRNEVLRQQEALHRATRAAVDQTGLAPRSRETQRLVRYDPLTGLANRRTLLHQLRNSDSLAGTDQRIGLCLIDLDGFKRINDQHGVDNGDRVLAAVAQRLKELIRDSDYLLARCGSDEFAILVEDCAGTAHLVDLADRVLAALWEPVGVPGVTVRLRAHVGIVVTTPGQADGARMLIDAEIAVHKARKSDDGWAIQEPAGHTAVAAAPVMADLHTIPLLFQPIVGLGDGQVHGMQTVARWQHPHLGDLDLRRIGELTGSPAAVREKAAVLLRQVCQQAQQWGTAPHAPYLAVELPVLQLGYPDVVELVRHALTETGLPPQRLQLQLSGIDTLPTQAHAHTVLAGLDTLGVRIAVDGSRIDLTHLAALRNLPVHELRTPASTGSGPATDTDRALLTAMADVAHSMNMTLTVHGVDNPAHAAALRDTGCDTVQGRHYGRPATATQCGVLLNPRPVLRRSADTAAGRAS; this is encoded by the coding sequence ATGAGTAGGCCTGAGGGCACCTCGAGCGATCCGGACGACACTCCTGAGCCGTTCGGCGAACCGGAGTCGTTCGAGAAGATGGTCAGCGAGATCCGCAACATCCTGGGCGAGCCACGCATGAGTGCTCGGATGGAACAGATGATGCGCCGCGATCTCGACGCTATCCACGGCGGCCAGCCTCGTGGCGGGGCCGGCGCGGGGGCGGGCTGCCAGTCGGCTCGTTGCGACTATCTACGGGCGCAGCTGCCCTGGACGGCCCGCGACCAGGCGCGTGCCGACGCGGCCGCAGTGATCGCCGACGCCCGCCGCCGGGGCGCGGAGATCATCGCGGCGGCGCAGGTCGTGGCTGACCGGTACACCGACCAGGCTCTGGATCAGGCCGGTCGGGCGCTGCAGACCGCGCGGCGCGCGACCCAGCGGGCGACCGCGTGGACGACCGTCGAGAGGGCCGTGCCGGCCCTCGCACCGGCGCCGGGAGCGGCCGACCGCAAGGACACGCCGGTCGCCGCGCACTGGTATGCGGCGCTGTCCGCGGCAGGGGTCCTGTTCCCGGTCGCCGAGCCCGCGGTGGTGGCAACCCTGGCCGGGTATGTCCGGGTGCTCAGCGACAACTCGGCCGGCGCGGCCGCGTCCGAGGTCGCCCACCGCGTCGGGACGGAGTTGGTGGCGTTCGGGATCACCCAGCCGGCGGCGCTGGCCGCGACGTTGCGGATCCTGGCGCAGTTCCTGGCCGGTAGCGAGAATCAGCTACCGGTGGCGCTGGTGGGTGTGCTGAGCACGCTCGCCGCGGGGTTCACCGAGGCGCTGCGGAACGAGGTGCTGCGCCAGCAGGAGGCGCTGCACCGGGCCACCCGGGCGGCTGTGGACCAGACCGGTCTGGCGCCGCGTAGCCGTGAAACCCAGCGTCTGGTCCGCTATGACCCGTTGACCGGGCTGGCCAACCGCAGGACGCTGCTGCATCAGCTGCGCAACAGCGACAGCCTCGCCGGCACGGACCAGCGCATCGGGCTGTGCCTTATCGATCTCGACGGCTTCAAACGCATCAACGATCAGCACGGTGTCGACAACGGCGACCGGGTCCTGGCCGCGGTTGCCCAGCGCCTGAAGGAACTGATCCGCGACAGCGACTACCTGCTCGCTCGGTGCGGCAGCGACGAGTTCGCGATCCTGGTCGAGGACTGCGCCGGCACGGCCCACCTGGTCGACCTCGCCGACCGTGTCCTGGCCGCGCTCTGGGAGCCGGTAGGGGTCCCCGGAGTCACCGTCCGGCTACGAGCCCACGTCGGCATCGTCGTCACGACACCCGGGCAGGCCGACGGCGCCCGCATGCTCATCGACGCCGAGATCGCCGTCCACAAGGCTCGCAAGAGCGACGACGGCTGGGCGATCCAGGAACCGGCCGGCCACACCGCTGTCGCCGCGGCACCGGTCATGGCCGACCTGCACACCATTCCGCTGCTGTTCCAGCCGATCGTCGGCCTCGGCGACGGCCAGGTCCACGGCATGCAAACGGTGGCCCGCTGGCAGCACCCGCACCTGGGCGACCTCGACCTGCGCCGCATCGGTGAACTCACCGGCAGCCCCGCCGCAGTGCGGGAGAAAGCCGCGGTGCTGCTACGCCAGGTGTGCCAGCAAGCCCAACAATGGGGCACCGCACCCCACGCCCCCTACCTCGCCGTCGAGTTGCCGGTCCTGCAACTCGGCTACCCCGACGTCGTAGAACTGGTCCGGCACGCCTTGACCGAAACCGGCCTGCCGCCGCAACGTCTGCAACTGCAGCTGTCCGGCATCGACACCCTGCCGACGCAGGCACACGCCCATACCGTCCTCGCCGGCCTGGACACCCTCGGTGTGCGGATCGCGGTCGACGGCTCCCGCATCGACCTGACACACCTCGCCGCACTGCGGAACCTGCCCGTGCACGAACTGCGTACCCCCGCCAGCACCGGCTCCGGGCCGGCGACCGACACTGACCGGGCGCTGCTGACCGCTATGGCCGACGTCGCACACAGCATGAACATGACCCTCACCGTGCACGGCGTCGACAACCCCGCGCACGCCGCCGCGCTACGCGACACCGGCTGCGACACCGTCCAAGGACGCCACTACGGCCGGCCGGCCACCGCAACCCAATGCGGTGTCCTGCTCAACCCGCGCCCGGTACTACGCCGCAGCGCGGACACCGCAGCAGGCCGGGCCAGCTGA
- a CDS encoding RNA polymerase sigma factor: MAVVETDDPDESSLRSDQARARPDRRETERWYRELAPRVVARLCRSGADQSAAEDATSEAVSRALARWDELDDPAAWVFTAAPFILIDHKVQAGRATLYADLPATDASSVDCAVLVAGEQRRQWLLQALTPGQRRAMELAMDGYPMTEIATEMGRSPDAVRQLIARALAALRTRAASEGAGLPHQRRVTPPMVTAAEEASDE, translated from the coding sequence ATGGCGGTGGTGGAGACGGACGACCCCGACGAGTCGTCGTTGCGGTCTGACCAGGCGAGGGCTCGCCCGGATCGCCGCGAGACAGAGCGGTGGTATCGGGAGTTGGCTCCACGCGTCGTTGCGCGGTTATGTCGCAGCGGTGCGGATCAGTCCGCGGCTGAGGACGCCACGTCCGAGGCGGTCTCGCGCGCCTTGGCCCGCTGGGATGAGCTGGACGACCCGGCCGCCTGGGTATTCACCGCAGCCCCATTTATTTTGATCGATCACAAGGTGCAGGCGGGCCGGGCGACGTTGTATGCGGATCTGCCGGCCACCGACGCGTCGAGTGTGGATTGCGCGGTGCTGGTTGCCGGCGAGCAACGGCGGCAATGGCTGCTGCAGGCGCTCACGCCCGGACAGCGCAGGGCGATGGAATTGGCGATGGACGGTTACCCGATGACCGAGATCGCCACAGAGATGGGCAGGTCCCCGGACGCGGTGCGGCAACTGATCGCCCGGGCGCTCGCCGCGCTGCGCACGCGCGCAGCCTCAGAAGGCGCCGGCCTGCCACACCAGCGACGGGTGACGCCGCCGATGGTCACCGCAGCGGAGGAGGCTAGTGATGAGTAG
- a CDS encoding SAM-dependent methyltransferase — translation MTAGDWSGNIDTSTPSTARMYDYYLGGSHNFAADRDAAEQVIAVAPNVRQVARANRAFLHRAVRFMTQAGITQFLDIGSGIPTAGNVHDIAAETQPHARVVYADIDPIAVAHSVELLRDNPHAAAIRADLRYPDAILSHYGVRDLLDLTRPVGLLLVSMLHFLPDEQCYPAVATLRDTLAPGSLLAISHVATEATTRDAETQVAAIYQRTNAPTAVSRTLQQISAFFGDFHLEEPGVVWVDHWPHPTEQSAADPRDIPIYAGLGRKISA, via the coding sequence ATGACAGCCGGCGACTGGTCAGGAAACATCGACACCAGCACGCCCAGCACCGCTCGCATGTACGACTACTACCTCGGCGGCAGCCACAACTTCGCCGCCGACCGCGACGCCGCTGAACAAGTCATCGCGGTCGCCCCGAACGTCCGTCAGGTCGCCCGCGCGAACCGGGCGTTCCTGCACCGCGCCGTACGATTCATGACCCAGGCCGGCATCACCCAGTTCCTCGACATCGGCTCGGGCATCCCGACCGCCGGCAACGTCCACGACATCGCGGCCGAAACCCAGCCCCACGCCCGGGTCGTCTACGCCGACATCGACCCGATCGCGGTCGCGCACAGCGTCGAGCTGCTACGCGACAACCCGCATGCCGCCGCGATCCGCGCCGATCTGCGCTACCCCGACGCCATCCTCAGCCACTACGGCGTCCGTGACCTGCTCGATCTCACCCGCCCGGTCGGTCTGCTGCTGGTCTCCATGCTGCACTTCCTGCCTGACGAGCAGTGCTATCCAGCCGTCGCGACGCTACGCGATACGCTCGCCCCCGGCAGCCTGCTTGCGATCTCGCACGTCGCAACCGAAGCCACCACCCGCGACGCCGAAACCCAAGTCGCAGCCATCTACCAACGCACAAACGCGCCCACCGCCGTCAGCCGCACACTCCAGCAAATCTCCGCCTTCTTCGGCGACTTCCACCTCGAGGAACCCGGCGTGGTCTGGGTCGACCACTGGCCACACCCCACCGAGCAATCCGCCGCCGACCCGCGCGACATCCCCATCTACGCCGGCCTAGGCCGCAAGATCAGCGCCTAA
- a CDS encoding site-specific integrase produces MTMDEAIREQLGADHPLAAAIDAFLTDLANGTASAHTIRAYRGDLLQFAAHHDAGPGELTVAPVRAFLAATTDLAPATRKRKRAAVSSFCRWAVQHELLDANPMDRVDTVKVPKRLPRPAPAAAVAKVLNAICPRRPRRDLRLDRLRDRVLFETIYVYVYVYVYVCGARAGEVCALDVDDLDLRLDDEHVRIHGKGGAVRTVLLDDRGYVALLKLYLQRAGYQHGPLFRASINGTGGTLS; encoded by the coding sequence ATGACGATGGACGAGGCGATCCGCGAGCAGCTCGGCGCCGACCACCCCTTGGCCGCGGCGATCGACGCATTCCTCACGGACCTTGCCAACGGCACGGCCTCCGCGCACACGATCCGGGCCTACCGCGGCGACCTGCTGCAGTTCGCCGCCCACCACGACGCCGGCCCGGGCGAGCTGACCGTCGCCCCGGTGCGCGCGTTCCTGGCCGCGACCACCGACCTGGCCCCGGCCACCCGCAAGCGCAAGCGCGCCGCGGTCTCCTCGTTTTGCCGCTGGGCGGTCCAGCACGAGCTGCTCGACGCGAACCCGATGGACCGCGTCGACACCGTCAAAGTCCCCAAGCGGCTACCCCGGCCCGCACCGGCCGCCGCCGTGGCGAAGGTCCTGAACGCGATCTGCCCCCGCCGGCCCCGCAGGGACCTGCGGCTGGACCGGCTCCGCGACCGGGTGCTGTTCGAAACGATCTACGTCTACGTCTACGTCTACGTCTACGTCTGCGGCGCCCGCGCCGGCGAGGTCTGCGCGCTCGACGTTGATGACCTCGACCTGCGCCTAGACGACGAACACGTGCGCATCCACGGCAAGGGCGGCGCCGTACGCACTGTGCTGCTCGACGACCGTGGTTACGTCGCCCTGCTCAAGCTCTACCTGCAGCGCGCCGGCTACCAGCACGGGCCGCTGTTCCGGGCCAGTATCAACGGCACCGGCGGCACGTTGTCCTAA